One Myripristis murdjan chromosome 18, fMyrMur1.1, whole genome shotgun sequence DNA window includes the following coding sequences:
- the serpine1 gene encoding plasminogen activator inhibitor 1, translated as MLCLYLVVLLSLSGAGLASLQDKQTDFGLKVFAQLVQGPAEQNVAFSPYGVASVMAMAQLGAGGNTRKALTAAMGFSLQERGMSRQQRLLQRDVASEEGVEVATGVMAERKMSLEKGYRRALAKAFQSHPHQVDFTKPDQALSVINAWVSDHTAGAIPQFLASGSLTDETKLILLNALHFQGLWKVPFDPKLTQERMFHCANGSTVPVPMMRLTNRFNYGEFVSADGLDYDVIEVPYEGDSLSMLLVSPFEPEVPVSTLSKELSSQKIQQWRMNMRNVKKQLAMPRFVLDSELNLKAALTDMGLGTMFNLATADFTRITTDERLCVSKVLQRVKIEVNEEGTKGAAATAAVMFSRMAVEEITLDRPFLFLIQHKATGAVLFMGQVNSPQHH; from the exons ATGCTTTGCTTGTACCTTGTTGTCCTGCTGTCCCTGAGCGGAGCCGGTCTGGCCAGCCTGcaagataaacagacagacttTGGGCTGAAGGTTTTCGCCCAGCTGGTCCAAGGTCCTGCGGAGCAGAACGTGGCCTTCTCTCCCTACGGCGTGGCCTCCGTCATGGCCATGGCTCAGCTCGGCGCTGGGGGAAACACCCGCAAGGCCTTGACTGCCGCCATGGGCTTTTCTCTGCAAG AGCGAGGGATGTCTCGACAGCAGCGCCTCCTGCAGCGTGACGTTGCCAGCGAGGAGGGCGTGGAGGTGGCCACCGGGGTGATGGCGGAGAGGAAGATGAGCCTGGAGAAGGGATACCGCCGCGCCCTGGCCAAGGCCTTCCAGAGCCACCCCCACCAGGTGGACTTCACCAAGCCAGACCAGGCCCTCAGCGTCATCAACGCCTGGGTGTCAGACCACACAGCAG GTGCCATCCCTCAGTTCTTGGCGTCTGGATCTTTGACTGACGAGACCAAGCTGATCCTCCTGAACGCCCTCCACTTTCAGGGCCTGTGGAAGGTTCCCTTTGACCCCAAACTAACACAAGAGAGGATGTTCCACTGCGCCAACGGCAGCACTGTGCCCGTGCCCATGATGAGGCTCACCAATCGCTTCAACTATG GTGAGTTTGTATCTGCTGACGGCTTGGACTACGATGTCATCGAGGTCCCGTATGAGGGTGACTCGCTGAGCATGCTGCTGGTGTCGCCCTTTGAGCCCGAGGTGCCAGTGAGCACGCTCAGTAAGGAGCTGAGCAGCCAGAAGATCCAGCAATGGAGGATGAACATGAGGAACGTCAAGAAACAGCTGGCTATGCCCAG gtTCGTCCTGGATTCTGAGCTGAATTTGAAGGCGGCCCTCACTGACATGGGTCTGGGAACCATGTTCAACCTGGCTACTGCCGACTTCACACGCATCACCA CCGatgaaaggctgtgtgtgtccaAGGTTCTGCAGAGAGTCAAGATTGAGGTGAATGAGGAAGGAACCAAGGGCGCAGCGGCAACAg ctgctgtgatgttttctcGTATGGCAGTGGAGGAGATCACTCTGGACCggcccttcctcttcctcatccagCACAAAGCCACAG gtGCTGTTCTGTTCATGGGTCAGGTCAACTCACCTCAGCATCACTAG